ttagctaaggctcggctcgattagctcaaagttcgactcggctcggctcgtttgcagccctaaccGTGAGTTTCTTGTTTGAGTATCAATCCCTCCCACACTAATTCTCATTCATTCTCCCTTGCAAAGCGTGGAAATTCCCATtgagagtaaaaaataaataaaaaaataaaaaggagagAGAGGACTTGACTTGGGCTGAAGCTGCTGCTGTGTTAATGCAAGTGTCACTAGGCCCTTTTTGAAACAATGCTCCACAAAAtcaaatgggctagtccaacgtaAAGCCACCACAATTAATCCACACTACCTTCCCCGCcatccccccctttttttttttttaataataaatgTTTGGAAATTGATATCCAGAAGAGCGAAGGTCGTTAAATTCGTTAACACCACTCAACTCATCAGTCATCACAGCAACCAGCAATGGCGTCCTCATCCTCATCATTCACCATGCTCCTCTCCGCACCCAATCCCTCGCTCTCTCCTTCTTCCTCTCGCACCACTCTTTCTACTCTCAGCACCACATTTCTTCCAACACTTTCTTCTTCTCCATCTCCTTCTCCTTTTTCTCCGACGGCGATTAACAGAAGAAGGGGAAAGTCTCTTTTGGTCTCCGCCGCGGCGGCTGGGGCGCTTCAGGCTTTGATATTCGACTGCGACGGCGTGATATTGGAGTCCGAGCACTTACACCGCCAAGCCTACAACGACGCCTTCTCTCACTTCAACGTCCGCTGCTCCTCTTCAGCTACGGAACCTCTCAATTGGGGACTCGAGTTCTACGACGAGCTCCAGAATCGAATTGGCGGTGGAAAACCTAAAATGCGATGGTAAACTTATATGACTTGTGTCTATGTTTTCTTCACTTGTTATTTTTGTTCGATAATCCTATTTGGATTatgatttttgtgttttcttttaCCTTTATTAGGTATTTTGGGGAGTATGGATGGCCAACTTCAAGGATTTTTGAGACGCCTCCGGACAATAAAGAGGATAGAGAAAAGCTAGTTGACATTATTCAAGTTGAGTATCCAATTATTTGTTTGCTTTCACTTTGTTGTTAATTATTACTTATGCTAATTGCTCTTTAATTTTCATGCTCAATTCAAAAACTTGCAACAATCATTTCGGAGAGCGTGAATCTTTTATTGTTACTAATTCTTCTCGTGCTTACTTTATTATTAGTTTTTTCATCATGTTAACTTCCCTGTGAGCATTTACCTTGTCCTTGAGCTTGCCAAAATACTAGAAAAGCGTAATGCTGAAAATAGTGTTTGAAAAAGAGCCAAAATTTAGAGATAAAGGTGA
The genomic region above belongs to Coffea arabica cultivar ET-39 chromosome 7c, Coffea Arabica ET-39 HiFi, whole genome shotgun sequence and contains:
- the LOC113698028 gene encoding haloacid dehalogenase-like hydrolase domain-containing protein At4g39970 isoform X1; this encodes MASSSSSFTMLLSAPNPSLSPSSSRTTLSTLSTTFLPTLSSSPSPSPFSPTAINRRRGKSLLVSAAAAGALQALIFDCDGVILESEHLHRQAYNDAFSHFNVRCSSSATEPLNWGLEFYDELQNRIGGGKPKMRWYFGEYGWPTSRIFETPPDNKEDREKLVDIIQDWKTERYKEIIKSGTVKPRPGVLRLMDETKASGKKLAICSAATKSSVILCLENLIGIERFQGLDCFLAGDDVKEKKPNPSIYLTAAKKLGVSGGDCLVVEDSVIGLQAATGAGMPCIITYTSSTANQDFKEAIAKFPDLSDVRICTGCTADSQIHRFALCVI
- the LOC113698028 gene encoding haloacid dehalogenase-like hydrolase domain-containing protein At4g39970 isoform X2, producing the protein MASSSSSFTMLLSAPNPSLSPSSSRTTLSTLSTTFLPTLSSSPSPSPFSPTAINRRRGKSLLVSAAAAGALQALIFDCDGVILESEHLHRQAYNDAFSHFNVRCSSSATEPLNWGLEFYDELQNRIGGGKPKMRWYFGEYGWPTSRIFETPPDNKEDREKLVDIIQDWKTERYKEIIKSGTVKPRPGVLRLMDETKASGKKLAICSAATKSSVILCLENLIGIERFQGLDCFLAGDDVKEKKPNPSIYLTAAKKLGVSGGDCLVVEDSVIGLQAATGAGMPCIITYTSSTANQDFKEAIAKFPDLSDVRLKDLEILLQSFVPAN